A region from the Panicum hallii strain FIL2 chromosome 1, PHallii_v3.1, whole genome shotgun sequence genome encodes:
- the LOC112900820 gene encoding copper-transporting ATPase HMA4, translated as MEQNGESHLKEPLLPASSGASPARASPKKERKTRKVMFSVRGISCASCAVSIETVVAGLKGVESIQVSPLQGQAVVQYRPEETDARTIKEVIEELNFEVDELQEQEIAVCRLRIKGMACTSCSESVERALQMVPGVKKAAVGLALEEAKVHYDPNVTSRDLIIEAVEDAGFGADLISSGDDVNKVHLKLEGVNSQEDTKLIQSVLETAEGVNHVEWDTVEQTIKVAYDPDITGPRLLIECIQNAAQPPKCFNATLHSPPKQREAERNHEIRNYRNQFLWSCLFTVPVFLFSMVLPMISPFGDWLSYRICNNMTIGMLLRWLLCSPVQFIVGWRFYIGAYHALKRGYTNMDVLVALGTNAAYFYSVYIVLKALTSASFEGQDFFETSAMLVSFILLGKYLEVVAKGKTSDALSKLTELAPETACLLSFDKDGNAISETEISTQLLQRNDVIKIVPGTKVPVDGVVVKGQSHVNESMITGEARPIAKKPGDRVIGGTVNDNGCIIVKATHVGSETALSQIVQLVEAAQLARAPVQKLADKISRFFVPTVVVAAFLTWLGWFIPGQFHLYPKQWIPKAMDSFELALQFGISVLVVACPCALGLATPTAVMVATGKGASQGVLIKGGNALEKAHKIKAIIFDKTGTLTVGKPSVIQTKIFSKIPLLELCDLAAGAEANSEHPLSKAIFEHTKKLREQYGSHSDHMMESRDFEVHPGAGVSANVEGKLVLVGNKRLMQEFEVPLSPEVEAYMSEMEELARTCVLVAIDKIICGALAVSDPLKPDAGRVILYLKSMGISCIMVTGDNWATAKSIAKEVGIDQVFAEIDPVGKAEKIKDLQMQGLTVAMVGDGINDSPALAAADVGMAIGAGTDVAIEAADIVLMKSSLEDVITAIDLSRKTLSRIRLNYVWALGYNVLGMPVAAGVLFPFTGIRLPPWLAGACMAASSVSVVCSSLLLQLYKKPLHVEDVPRPTDSSDLV; from the exons ATGGAGCAGAATGGAGAGAGCCACCTCAAGGAGCCGCTTCTCCCGGCGTCTTCTGGAGCTTCTCCAGCCAGGGCATCTCCAAAGAAGGAGAGGAAGACGAGGAAGGTCATGTTCAGTGTCCGCGGCATCTCCTGCGCTTCCTGTGCCGTGTCGATAGAGACCGTCGTTGCGGGCTTGAAAGGGGTGGAGAGCATCCAGGTCTCCCCGCTTCAGGGCCAGGCTGTGGTTCAGTATAGGCCGGAGGAAACTGAT GCAAGAACCATAAAGGAGGTTATCGAGGAGCTCAACTTTGAGGTAGATGAACTTCAAGAACAAGAAATTGCCGTCTGCAGGCTTCGGATAAAAGGAATGGCTTGTACAAGCTGTTCTGAATCTGTTGAACGGGCACTTCAAATGGTACCTGGAGTTAAAAAAGCTGCGGTAGGTCTTGCTCTAGAGGAAGCTAAAGTCCACTATGATCCAAATGTCACTAGTCGTGATCTTATAATTGAGGCTGTTGAAGATGCTGGATTTGGGGCTGATCTCATTAGTTCTGGGGATGATGTGAACAAGGTGCATCTAAAGCTAGAGGGTGTGAATTCTCAAGAAGACACCAAACTCATTCAGTCGGTTCTGGAAACTGCAGAAGGGGTGAACCATGTTGAATGGGACACAGTAGAGCAGACGATAAAAGTTGCATATGACCCTGATATCACTGGTCCAAGATTACTTATCGAGTGCATTCAGAATGCTGCACAGCCCCCTAAATGCTTTAATGCTACCTTGCACTCACCACCAAAGCAAAGAGAAGCAGAGCGCAATCATGAAATTAGGAATTACAGGAACCAATTTCTCTGGAGCTGCTTGTTTACGGTTCCTGTGTTCCTGTTCTCCATGGTTCTTCCTATGATTTCTCCTTTCGGGGATTGGTTGTCTTATAGGATCTGCAACAACATGACAATAGGCATGCTATTACGGTGGTTGCTATGTTCCCCAGTTCAGTTTATTGTTGGTTGGAG ATTTTACATTGGAGCCTATCATGCACTGAAACGAGGATACACAAACATGGATGTGCTGGTTGCTTTGGGAACAAATGCTGCCTACTTCTATTCTGTGTATATTGTTCTGAAAGCGCTAACATCAGCCTCATTTGAAGGACAGGACTTTTTTGAAACTAGTGCTATGTTGGTATCTTTTATATTGCTGGGAAAATATCTGGAGGTGGTGGCAAAGGGAAAGACATCAGATGCATTGTCAAAATTGACAGAGCTTGCACCAGAAACAGCTTGTCTTCTTTCTTTTGACAAGGATGGAAATGCCATTTCAGAAACAGAGATCAGCACTCAGTTACTTCAAAGAAATGATGTCATCAAGATTGTGCCTGGCACAAAAGTCCCTGTTGATGGTGTTGTCGTCAAAGGTCAAAGCCATGTCAATGAAAGTATGATAACTGGGGAAGCGAGGCCTATTGCAAAGAAACCAGGAGACAGG GTTATTGGGGGAACTGTAAACGATAACGGTTGCATAATTGTTAAGGCCACCCATGTTGGGTCAGAAACAGCTTTGTCGCAAATAGTTCAGTTGGTTGAAGCTGCTCAACTTGCAAGAGCTCCAGTGCAGAAGTTGGCTGACAAAATTTCACGTTTTTTTGTTCCAACT GTGGTGGTGGCTGCATTTCTTACATGGCTTGGCTGGTTCATACCCGGACAATTTCACCTCTACCCAAAGCAATGGATTCCAAAGGCCATGGATAGTTTTGAGCTTGCTTTGCAGTTTGGAATTTCCGTCCTAGTTGTTGCATGCCCATGTGCTTTGGGGCTTGCTACACCAACTGCTGTTATGGTTGCCACTGGGAAAGGTGCTTCTCAAGGTGTTCTCATTAAGGGCGGAAATGCACTCGAGAAAGCTCATAAG ATTAAAGCTATCATATTTGATAAAACTGGAACACTGACTGTTGGTAAACCTTCTGTCATTCAAACAAAGATCTTCTCGAAGATACCGCTTCTAGAACTCTGTGATTTGGCTGCTGGTGCTGAG GCGAACAGTGAGCATCCTCTATCAAAAGCTATTTTTGAACACACAAAGAAGCTCAGGGAACAATATGGATCTCACAGTGATCACATGATGGAATCGAGGGACTTTGAGGTGCATCCAGGGGCAGGTGTCAGTGCCAATGTAGAAGGCAAGCTGGTTTTGGTTGGCAACAAAAGGCTCATGCAAGAATTCGAAGTTCCTCTGAGCCCTGAGGTGGAGGCATACATGTCTGAAATGGAAGAGCTTGCTAGGACCTGTGTTCTTGTTGCTATCGACAAGATTATTTGTGGGGCTCTTGCTGTGTCAGATCCTCTAAAGCCTGACGCCGGCCGTGTCATTTTGTACCTCAAGTCAATGGGCATCTCCTGTATCATGGTGACAGGTGATAATTGGGCTACAGCCAAATCCATAGCCAAGGAAGTGGGGATCGACCAGGTGTTTGCCGAGATCGATCCAGTTGGAAAAGCCGAAAAGATCAAGGACTTGCAG ATGCAAGGGTTGACGGTGGCAATGGTCGGTGACGGGATAAACGATTCACCAGCCCTGGCTGCAGCAGACGTGGGCATGGCGATTGGCGCTGGCACAGACGTTGCCATCGAGGCCGCTGACATCGTCCTGATGAAGAGCAGCCTCGAGGACGTGATCACCGCCATCGATCTCTCTCGCAAGACCCTCTCCAGGATCCGGCTCAACTACGTTTGGGCCCTGGGCTACAACGTTCTGGGCATGCCCGTCGCTGCCGGCGTCCTGTTCCCGTTCACTGGCATCCGGCTCCCCCCCTGGCTCGCCGGCGCCTGCATGGCGGCCTCGTCGGTGAGCGTCGTCTGCTCCTCGCTGCTGCTCCAGCTCTACAAGAAGCCGCTGCACGTCGAAGACGTGCCCAGGCCCACGGACAGCTCGGATTTGGTCTGA
- the LOC112874824 gene encoding exopolygalacturonase-like, with the protein MAPSNVAMTVVAAAVALLLLAPARATKAPETADTLPAGGPPSVPAGPLDIVQLGAKGDGKTDSTQAILKAWKNACDATGTQKIVIPPGNYLTGAMELKGPCKSSIIIRLDGNLLGTGDLSAYKKNWIEVQNVENFAINGHGTLDGQGPLVWKQNECQKSYNCKILPNSLVLDFVKNAQIRGITLLNSKFFHMNIFASENVLVDKVTITAPGNSPNTDGIHVGDSTNVTISGATIGTGDDCVSIGPGSKTIRIHGVRCGPGHGISVGSLGRYKDEKDVEDVKVTDCTLVGTSNGLRIKSYEDSKSSPKATKFLYEGVTMDNVSFPIIIDQKYCPNNICVRSGASKVAVSDVIFRNIHGTSNTPEAITLNCANNLPCQGVQLVNVDIKYNKSNNKTMAVCKNAAGKSIGLAKELACL; encoded by the exons ATGGCCCCCAGCAATGTCGCGATGACGGTGGTggccgcggcggtggcgctgctgctgctggcgccgGCGCGCGCGACGAAGGCGCCCGAGACGGCGGACACACTGCCTGCTGGAGGGCCGCCGTCGGTGCCCGCGGGCCCGCTGGACATCGTGCAGCTGGGCGCCAAGGGCGACGGCAAGACGGACAGCACGCAGGCGATCCTCAAGGCGTGGAAGAACGCGTGCGACGCGACGGGGACGCAGAAGATCGTGATCCCGCCGGGCAACTACCTGACCGGCGCCATGGAGCTCAAGGGCCCCTGCAAGTCCTCCATCATCATCCGCCTCGACGGCAACCTGCTCGGCACCGGCGACCTCAGCGCGTACAAGAAGAACTGGATCGAGGTCCAGAACGTCGAGAACTTCGCCATCAATGGCCACGGCACCCTGGACGGGCAGGGCCCCCTCGTGTGGAAGCAGAACGAGTGCCAGAAATCCTATAACTGCAAGATCCTCCCCAAC AGCCTGGTGCTAGACTTCGTGAAGAACGCGCAGATCCGCGGCATCACGCTGCTCAACAGCAAGTTCTTCCACATGAACATCTTCGCGAGCGAGAACGTGCTGGTGGACAAGGTGACGATCACGGCGCCCGGCAACAGCCCCAACACGGACGGCATCCACGTCGGCGACTCCACCAACGTGACCATCAGCGGCGCCACCATCGGCACCGGCGACGACTGCGTCTCCATCGGGCCCGGCAGCAAGACCATCCGCATCCACGGCGTGCGGTGCGGGCCCGGCCATGGCATCAGCGTCGGCAGCCTGGGCCGGTACAAGGACGAGAAGGACGTGGAGGACGTGAAGGTCACCGACTGCACGCTCGTCGGCACCAGCAACGGCCTGCGCATCAAGTCCTACGAGGACTCCAAGTCGTCGCCCAAGGCCACCAAGTTCCTCTACGAGGGCGTCACCATGGACAACGTCTCCTTCCCCATCATCATCGACCAGAAGTACTGCCCCAACAACATCTGCgtcaggtccggcgcctccaagGTGGCCGTCTCCGACGtcatcttcaggaacatccacGGCACCTCCAACACGCCGGAGGCCATCACGCTCAACTGCGCCAACAACCTGCCGTGCCAGGGCGTGCAGCTCGTCAACGTCGACATCAAGTACAACAAGTCCAACAACAAGACCATGGCCGTCTGCAAGAACGCCGCCGGCAAGTCCATCGGCCTCGCCAAGGAGCTCGCCTGCCTCTGA
- the LOC112878894 gene encoding fumarylacetoacetase, with the protein MARAEQLRSFVEVPAGSHFPIQNLPFGVFRRRGSQAPPRPAVAIGDLALDLAAVADAGLFDGPALAGSPCFHQETLNMFLGMGRPAWKEARATLQKILSADEPVLRDNEALRNKCLVPMSDIEMVLPITVGGYTDFFCSVHHARNCGFIFRGPQTPVNPNWFHLPIGYNGRASSVVVSGTDVIRPRGQGHPTGNSGPYFGPSQKLDFELEMAAIVGPGNELGKPIDINNAEDHIFGLALMNDWSARDIQAWETIPLGPFLGKSFSTTISPWIVTLDALKPFTCEAPKQEPEPLPYLAEKNHVNYDIPLEVWIKPKDQSDASIVAKTNFKHLYWTLTQQLAHHTINGCNMRPGDIFATGTLSGPEPESLGCLLELTWNGQKEIPVGNSTRKFLEDGDEVILTGCCKGEGYNIGFGTCTGKVLPALP; encoded by the exons ATGGCGCGGGCGGAGCAGCTGCGGTCGTTCGTGGAGGTGCCGGCGGGCTCGCACTTCCCCATCCAGAACCTGCCCTTCGGGGTCTTCCGCCGGCGCGGGTCGcaggcgccgccgcgccccgcggTGGCCATCGGGGACCTCGCGctcgacctcgccgccgtcgccgacgcCGGGCTCTTCGACGGGCCCGCGCTCGCCGGCTCCCCGTGCTTCCACCAG GAGACGCTCAACATGTTCTTGGGGATGGGCCGGCCAGCGTGGAAGGAGGCGCGCGCCACGCTCCAGAAAATCCTCTCAG CTGATGAACCAGTCTTGCGTGACAACGAGGCCCTCAGGAACAAGTGTCTTGTTCCAATG AGTGATATTGAGATGGTTCTGCCAATCACTGTTGGAGGCTACACAGACTTCTTTTGTTCCGTGCACCATGCCAGGAATTGCGGGTTTATCTTCCGTGGGCCGCAGACTCCAGTCAATCCAAATTG GTTTCATCTTCCCATAGGTTACAACGGACGGGCATCATCTGTAGTTGTGTCTGGAACAGATGTCATTCGACCCAG AGGACAGGGACATCCAACAGGAAACTCCGGTCCTTATTTCGGTCCATCCCAGAAGCTTGATTTTGAACTTGAGATG GCTGCCATTGTTGGTCCAGGGAATGAATTGGGCAAACCTATCGATATTAATAATGCTGAAGACCATATTTTTGGCCTAGCTTTGATGAATGATTGGAGTG CCAGAGATATCCAGGCTTGGGAGACTATACCTCTTGGACCTTTCCTTGGAAAAAGCTTCA GTACCACAATATCGCCATGGATTGTCACTCTGGATGCTTTAAAGCCTTTCACCTGTGAGGCTCCTAAGCAG GAACCTGAGCCTTTGCCTTACTTGGCTGAAAAGAATCACGTGAACTACGATATTCCTCTTGAA GTTTGGATTAAGCCCAAAGATCAAAGTGATGCCTCAATTGTCGCAAAGACTAATTTCAAACATTT GTATTGGACGCTGACGCAGCAGCTAGCACACCACACTATCAATGGATGCAACATGAGACCAGGGGATATATTTGCAACCGGCACACTCAGTGGACCT GAACCCGAATCTCTCGGGTGTCTGCTGGAGCTAACATGGAATGGGCAGAAGGAGATACCAGTTGGAAATTCGACCCGCAAGTTTCTAGAAGATGGGGATGAAGTCATCTTGACCGGCTGTTGCAAG GGTGAAGGCTACAACATTGGATTTGGAACCTGCACAGGGAAGGTTCTGCCGGCGCTTCCTTGA
- the LOC112878935 gene encoding 3-oxoacyl-[acyl-carrier-protein] synthase, mitochondrial isoform X1, which produces MSCLRRTRHTPLFRLRRGFSGSSAAMGVGAEALPPPRPSAGRRVVVTGLGAVTPLGRGVGATWDRLVAGRCAVRSLAAEDLRLPAETAGRTLEQLPSRVVAAVPRGKGKDEFDEEAWTKEKSISGFISYALCAADEALRDANWLPSEDDKKERTGVSIGGGIGSISDILDASQMIIENRLRRLSPYFIPKILINMASGHVSMRYGFQGPNHAAVTACATGAHSIGDATRMIQFGDADVMVVGGTESSIDALSIAGFSRLRALSTKYNSSPCSASRPFDCGRDGFVIGEGCGVMVLEALNHAKERGAKIYAEIRGYGMSGDAHHITQPQHDGRGAILAMKRALDQSGLNASEIDYVNAHATSTPLGDAVEANAIKTIFRDYAASGDLALSSTKGAIGHLLGAAGSVEAIFTVLAIHHGVAPPTLNLEQPDPLFEGAFTPLSAARKMPIRAAISNSFGFGGTNTSLLFSSPP; this is translated from the exons ATGAGCTGCCTCCGCCGCACTCGCCACACCCCCCTCTTCCGCCTCCGCCGGGGCTTCTCTGGCTCCTCGGCGGCGATGGGGGTGGGAGCGGAGGCGCTCCCTCCGCCGCGGCCTTCCGCGGGCCGCCGCGTGGTCGTGACGGGGCTGGGCGCCGTCACGCCACTGGGGCGCGGCGTGGGCGCCACCTGGGACCGCCTCGTCGCGGGGAGGTGCGCGGTGCGCTCGCTCGCCGCGGAGGACCTCCGCCTCCCGGCGGAGACGGCGGGGAGGACGCTTGAGCAGCTCCCGTCCAGGGtcgtcgccgccgtgccgcgcgGGAAGGGCAAGGACGAGTTCGACGAGGAGGCGTGGACCAAG GAGAAATCTATATCAGGATTTATATCCTATGCTCTCTGTGCAGCTGATGAGGCTTTGAGAGATGCAAATTGGTTGCCTTCAGAAGATGACAAGAAAGAAAGAACG GGAGTCTCTATTGGTGGAGGGATTGGAAGCATCTCCGACATTTTAGATGCATCACAAATGATCATTGAAAAT CGTTTGCGTCGCCTCAGCCCATACTTCATACCAAAGATTTTGATCAACATGGCATCAGGCCACGTCAGCATGAGATATGGTTTCCAG GGTCCAAACCATGCTGCTGTGACAGCTTGTGCCACCGGTGCTCACTCTATTGGTGATGCTACACGGATGATTCAATTTGGAGATGCTGATGTGATGGTGGTTGGTGGAACAGAGTCCAGTATCGATGCTTTGTCTATAGCTGGATTTTCTAG GTTAAGGGCATTGTCTACAAAATATAACTCATCTCCATGTTCAGCTTCAAGGCCATTTGATTGTGGTAGAGATGGATTTGT GATTGGTGAAGGCTGTGGCGTCATGGTTTTGGAG GCACTGAATCATGCTAAGGAACGGGGTGCAAAAATTTATGCTGAAATTCGAGGCTACGGAATGTCTG GTGATGCACACCACATAACTCAGCCACAACACGATGGTAGAGGTGCTATCTTAGCCATGAAGCGGGCTTTAGATCAG TCAGGACTTAATGCAAGTGAAATTGATTATGTGAATGCACATGCAACATCAACTCCTCTCG GCGACGCTGTGGAGGCGAACGCAATCAAAACCATCTTCCGTGATTACGCAGCATCTGGTGATCTTGCATTATCCTCAACAAAG GGAGCAATTGGTCATCTTCTAGGGGCAGCTGGGTCAGTGGAAGCGATCTTCACCGTGCTAGCGATCCACCAT GGAGTCGCCCCGCCTACGCTCAACCTGGAGCAGCCGGACCCACTGTTTGAAGGCGCGTTCACGCCATTATCTGCAGCAAGGAAGATGCCGATACGAGCGGCCATCTCCAACTCCTTCGGGTTCGGTGGAACCAACACCTCGCTGCTGTTCTCGTCCCCGCCCTAG
- the LOC112878935 gene encoding 3-oxoacyl-[acyl-carrier-protein] synthase, mitochondrial isoform X2 yields MSCLRRTRHTPLFRLRRGFSGSSAAMGVGAEALPPPRPSAGRRVVVTGLGAVTPLGRGVGATWDRLVAGRCAVRSLAAEDLRLPAETAGRTLEQLPSRVVAAVPRGKGKDEFDEEAWTKEKSISGFISYALCAADEALRDANWLPSEDDKKERTGVSIGGGIGSISDILDASQMIIENRLRRLSPYFIPKILINMASGHVSMRYGFQGPNHAAVTACATGAHSIGDATRMIQFGDADVMVVGGTESSIDALSIAGFSRLRALSTKYNSSPCSASRPFDCGRDGFVIGEGCGVMVLEALNHAKERGAKIYAEIRGYGMSGDAHHITQPQHDGRGAILAMKRALDQSGLNASEIDYVNAHATSTPLGDAVEANAIKTIFRDYAASGDLALSSTKGQLGQWKRSSPC; encoded by the exons ATGAGCTGCCTCCGCCGCACTCGCCACACCCCCCTCTTCCGCCTCCGCCGGGGCTTCTCTGGCTCCTCGGCGGCGATGGGGGTGGGAGCGGAGGCGCTCCCTCCGCCGCGGCCTTCCGCGGGCCGCCGCGTGGTCGTGACGGGGCTGGGCGCCGTCACGCCACTGGGGCGCGGCGTGGGCGCCACCTGGGACCGCCTCGTCGCGGGGAGGTGCGCGGTGCGCTCGCTCGCCGCGGAGGACCTCCGCCTCCCGGCGGAGACGGCGGGGAGGACGCTTGAGCAGCTCCCGTCCAGGGtcgtcgccgccgtgccgcgcgGGAAGGGCAAGGACGAGTTCGACGAGGAGGCGTGGACCAAG GAGAAATCTATATCAGGATTTATATCCTATGCTCTCTGTGCAGCTGATGAGGCTTTGAGAGATGCAAATTGGTTGCCTTCAGAAGATGACAAGAAAGAAAGAACG GGAGTCTCTATTGGTGGAGGGATTGGAAGCATCTCCGACATTTTAGATGCATCACAAATGATCATTGAAAAT CGTTTGCGTCGCCTCAGCCCATACTTCATACCAAAGATTTTGATCAACATGGCATCAGGCCACGTCAGCATGAGATATGGTTTCCAG GGTCCAAACCATGCTGCTGTGACAGCTTGTGCCACCGGTGCTCACTCTATTGGTGATGCTACACGGATGATTCAATTTGGAGATGCTGATGTGATGGTGGTTGGTGGAACAGAGTCCAGTATCGATGCTTTGTCTATAGCTGGATTTTCTAG GTTAAGGGCATTGTCTACAAAATATAACTCATCTCCATGTTCAGCTTCAAGGCCATTTGATTGTGGTAGAGATGGATTTGT GATTGGTGAAGGCTGTGGCGTCATGGTTTTGGAG GCACTGAATCATGCTAAGGAACGGGGTGCAAAAATTTATGCTGAAATTCGAGGCTACGGAATGTCTG GTGATGCACACCACATAACTCAGCCACAACACGATGGTAGAGGTGCTATCTTAGCCATGAAGCGGGCTTTAGATCAG TCAGGACTTAATGCAAGTGAAATTGATTATGTGAATGCACATGCAACATCAACTCCTCTCG GCGACGCTGTGGAGGCGAACGCAATCAAAACCATCTTCCGTGATTACGCAGCATCTGGTGATCTTGCATTATCCTCAACAAAG GGGCAGCTGGGTCAGTGGAAGCGATCTTCACCGTGCTAG
- the LOC112885280 gene encoding protein MONOCULM 1, translating into MLGAPRHDGDAAARAHHQEQDADAAAGPSSPRGLVLACAGLLQRGDVDGARRAAAEVLSTADPRGDAADRLAHHFARALARRADGNKAGGEGVAAPAGGAAPSSGPGAPSATAYLAYNQIAPFLRFAHLTANQAILDAAASGGARRLHIVDLDAAHGVQWPPLLQAIADRADPDLGPPEVRITGAGPDRDVLLRTGDRLRAFAGTLNLPFRFHPLLLPCTTQLAADPSTELELHPDETLAVNCVLFLHKLGSDGEIAAFLNWVKSMNPSVVTLAEREASIGSDCPEDLHRRVAAAMDYYSAVFDALEATAPPGSADRLAVEQEVLGQEINAVVAPGHAGRRARGFESWATAARAAGLSPRPLSAFAVSQARLLLRLHYPSEGFVAEEARGACFLGWQTRPLMSVSSWQ; encoded by the coding sequence ATGCTCGGCGCACCCCGCCACGACGGCgacgccgcggcgcgcgcgcacCATCAGGAGCAggacgccgacgccgccgctggGCCCTCCTCGCCGAGAGGGCTCGTGCTCGCGTGCGCCGGCCTCCTCCAACGGGGCGACGTCGACGGCgcccggcgcgcggcggccgagGTCCTGTCCACCGCCGACCCGCGGGGCGACGCGGCCGACCGCCTCGCGCACCACTTcgcccgcgcgctcgcccgccgCGCGGACGGCAACaaggccggcggggagggcgtCGCTGCGCCCGCGGGCGGAGCGGCTCCTTCTTCGGGCCCCGGGGCGCCGTCGGCGACGGCGTACCTGGCGTACAACCAAATCGCGCCGTTCCTGCGGTTCGCGCACCTGACGGCGAACCAGGCGATCCTGGATGCCGCAGctagcggcggcgcgcggcgcttGCACATCGTCGACCTCGACGCCGCGCACGGCGTGCAGTGGCCGCCGCTCCTGCAGGCCATCGCCGACCGCGCGGACCCTGATCTCGGCCCGCCCGAGGTCCGGATCACGGGCGCCGGCCCCGACCGCGACGTGCTCCTCCGCACCGGCGACCGTCTCCGCGCCTTCGCCGGCACCCTTAACCTCCCATTCCGCTTccatcctctcctcctcccctgcACCACGCAGCTCGCCGCTGATCCATCCACCGAGCTGGAGCTGCACCCGGACGAGACGCTGGCCGTCAACTGCGTGCTGTTCTTGCACAAGCTCGGCAGCGACGGCGAGATCGCGGCGTTCCTGAACTGGGTCAAATCCATGAACCCCTCCGTGGTGACCCTCGCCGAGAGGGAAGCGAGCATCGGCAGCGACTGCCCGGAGGACCTTCACCGGCGGGTCGCCGCGGCGATGGACTACTACTCGGCGGTGTTCGATGCCCTGGAGGCGACGGCGCCGCCGGGCAGCGCTGACCGTCTCGCAGTCGAGCAGGAGGTCCTCGGCCAGGAGATCAACGCGGTGGTGGCGCCGGGCCACGCCGGCCGGCGAGCCCGAGGGTTCGAGTCCTGGGCTACCGCCGCTCGCGCTGCCGGCCTCTCGCCGCGGCCGCTGAGCGCGTTCGCGGTGTCGCAGGCacggctgctgctgcggctgcacTACCCGTCGGAGGGGTTCGTTGCCGAGGAGGCCCGCGGCGCATGCTTCCTCGGCTGGCAGACGCGACCGCTCATGTCGGTTTCGTCTTGGCAGTAG
- the LOC112877123 gene encoding uncharacterized protein LOC112877123, with protein MGRGRQDPNPAIQVTQTMGPELEAAQNCKSLRVMIWMMCNSAIQVAAGKLPIVWSWEMAGAQHVKQRAWQGVWASVGEREEIQPCHAERDRRDDCQVGPVSSLSPQSFAFACVRALCGVHTDTGPAGGPGRRRDDHRCVVHLLARCRLRFG; from the exons ATGGGCAGGGGGAGGCAAGACCCAAATCCAGCCATCCAAGTGACCCAGACCATG GGGCCGGAACTGGAAGCAGCGCAAAACTGCAAATCTCTCAGGGTGATGATTTGGATGATGTGCAACAGTGCAATTCAGGTGGCTGCAG ggaagcTTCCAATTGTTTGGAGCTGGGAGATGGCGGGGGCACAGCACGTGAAGCAGCGAGCCTGGCAGGGCGTTTGGGCATCTGTGGGGGAGAGGGAGGAGATCCAGCCATGCCATGCAGAACGGGACAGGAGGGATGATTGCCAAGTCGGCCCTGTCTCGTCCCTGTCGCCCCAGAGCTTTGCCTTTGCGTGTGTGCGTGCACTGTGCGGTGTGCACACAGACACAGGGCCGGCCGGAGGACCGGGACGTCGCAGAGATGATCACAGATGTGTAGTCCATCTTTTGGCTAGATGTAGGCTACGGTTTGGCTAG